Proteins encoded by one window of Winogradskyella sp. PG-2:
- a CDS encoding murein hydrolase activator EnvC family protein: MRSKRFYTTLIFGLIISCSTLIAQSDKQKALEAELQQKRKELKQLNSLLFSNKKEEKSVITLIEDINYKVSVRKNLIRISNKQANLLTREINSNQKEITSLRTQLQELKDDYAAMLVKSYKSKSEQSKMMFLLSSSNFSQAYKRLQYIKQYANYQKEQGEAIKTKTKELQDLNIQLSKQKETKKKLIEENRIEKRKLDKELKDREVLMASIKADMRKFSAQIKKKKQEVDRLDKEINRMIRNAIAASNKKAGKKSSSGKFVLTPEAKKLASNFEANKGKLGWPVSRGVIKGKFGKRRSLTDKSVTQNYKSIYIATEKNSDVKAVFNGVVSEIHIMKRGNPTILVRHGNYFSVYMNLSEVRVKKGDKITTGQVIGKVFTNKIKGETLLGFRIYKNDQVLNPEYWIAKY; this comes from the coding sequence ATGAGATCAAAACGTTTCTATACGACACTTATTTTTGGACTAATAATATCCTGCTCTACACTTATTGCGCAAAGTGATAAGCAAAAGGCATTAGAGGCAGAACTTCAACAAAAACGTAAAGAGCTTAAACAGCTTAATTCCTTATTATTCTCTAATAAGAAAGAAGAAAAATCGGTAATTACTCTTATTGAAGATATTAATTATAAGGTCAGTGTTAGAAAAAATTTGATTAGAATCTCAAATAAGCAAGCTAATTTATTAACAAGGGAAATTAATTCCAATCAAAAGGAGATTACTAGTCTCAGAACTCAACTTCAAGAATTAAAAGATGATTACGCAGCCATGCTTGTAAAATCATACAAAAGTAAATCCGAACAAAGTAAGATGATGTTTCTGCTGTCATCTAGTAATTTTTCACAAGCTTATAAAAGACTACAATACATAAAGCAGTATGCAAATTACCAAAAGGAACAAGGTGAAGCGATAAAAACGAAAACGAAGGAATTACAAGATTTAAACATTCAGCTTTCAAAACAAAAAGAAACCAAGAAAAAGTTGATCGAAGAAAACCGAATTGAAAAAAGAAAGCTAGATAAAGAGTTAAAAGATCGTGAGGTTCTAATGGCATCTATTAAGGCTGATATGAGGAAGTTTTCTGCTCAAATTAAAAAGAAGAAGCAAGAGGTTGATCGCTTAGATAAAGAAATTAACCGAATGATTAGAAATGCAATTGCTGCCTCTAATAAAAAAGCAGGTAAAAAATCATCTTCTGGTAAGTTTGTATTAACGCCAGAGGCTAAAAAGCTAGCCTCTAATTTTGAAGCTAATAAAGGAAAGTTGGGTTGGCCAGTATCTCGAGGTGTTATTAAAGGAAAATTTGGGAAACGACGTTCATTAACAGACAAGTCAGTAACCCAAAATTATAAGAGTATTTACATTGCTACAGAGAAGAACTCTGACGTTAAAGCTGTTTTTAATGGTGTGGTATCCGAAATTCACATCATGAAACGTGGTAATCCAACTATATTGGTTAGACATGGTAATTATTTTAGTGTTTACATGAACCTTTCAGAAGTAAGAGTGAAGAAAGGTGATAAAATAACTACAGGACAAGTTATTGGAAAAGTCTTCACAAATAAAATTAAAGGTGAAACTCTACTTGGTTTTAGAATTTATAAAAATGACCAAGTTCTTAACCCTGAATATTGGATAGCTAAGTATTGA
- a CDS encoding acyl-CoA thioesterase — MQSRTAFQSKTIVTDLVLPSETNPINNLFGGELLARMDRAASISARRHSRRIVVTASVNHVAFNRSVPLGSVVMIEAKVSRAFTSSMEVYMDVWIEDRESGECVKANEAIYTFVAVDETGRPVKVPELVPETELEKLRFDAALRRKQLSLLLAGKMKPDDATELKALFE, encoded by the coding sequence ATGCAATCACGAACTGCTTTTCAGTCAAAAACCATAGTTACCGATTTAGTTTTACCAAGTGAAACTAATCCTATCAATAATTTATTTGGTGGTGAATTACTCGCTCGTATGGATCGTGCAGCAAGTATATCGGCAAGACGTCACTCAAGACGAATTGTTGTTACTGCTTCTGTTAATCATGTGGCATTTAACCGATCTGTACCTTTAGGTAGTGTTGTTATGATTGAAGCTAAAGTGTCGAGAGCATTCACCTCATCTATGGAGGTTTATATGGATGTTTGGATTGAAGACAGAGAGTCTGGTGAGTGTGTAAAAGCAAATGAGGCTATTTATACCTTTGTTGCGGTTGATGAAACCGGAAGACCCGTTAAAGTGCCTGAGCTTGTGCCTGAAACTGAATTAGAAAAACTTCGCTTTGATGCTGCGCTAAGACGTAAGCAACTAAGCTTACTTTTAGCAGGAAAGATGAAACCGGATGATGCTACTGAACTAAAAGCACTTTTTGAGTAG
- a CDS encoding DUF6515 family protein codes for MMRYLVYTLVLVFALSFTSCASRVVVKEPTSVTVVKKLPRQYKVVRVKGKRYYFFNGKHYRKTRRGYVFVRV; via the coding sequence ATGATGAGATATCTAGTTTATACCCTAGTTTTAGTTTTTGCTCTAAGTTTTACATCTTGTGCAAGTCGTGTTGTAGTGAAGGAACCCACTTCAGTAACAGTTGTTAAAAAATTACCAAGGCAATATAAAGTTGTTAGAGTAAAAGGTAAACGTTACTATTTCTTTAATGGGAAACATTATAGAAAGACAAGAAGAGGCTATGTTTTTGTTAGAGTTTAA